Part of the Thermodesulfobacteriota bacterium genome is shown below.
AGGGGCCGCCGGCCATGAGCCGGTCCCTGGTCGTGGCGGGCTGCGCTTTGCCGGGGTGGGCTTCGGCTACGATCCGGCCCGGCCGGTGCTCGACGACCTGTCCTTTGCCGTGGCCCCCGGGGAGAGGGTGGCCCTGGTGGGCCCCACCGGTGCCGGCAAGACCACGGTAGCCCACCTTCTGGCCCGGTTCTACGATGTCCAGAAGGGGGCGATCCTCCTGGACGGCAGCGACCTCCGGCAGCTGCCGGAGGCGGCCTTGCGCCGCCGCCTCGGCCTGGTGCTCCAGGAGGTTTTTTTGTTTGCCGGCACGGTGCGGGAGAACATTTGTCTGGGCCGGCAGGTGCCGGAGGCGGAGCTTGGCCAGGTGCTGGCCGCGGTGCATGCCGACCGGTTCGTCGCCGCCCTGCCCCAGGGGGTGGATACCGTGCTCCAGCACGGCGGCAGCGACCTGTCGGCCGGCCAGCGCCAGCTTCTGGCCTTTGCCCGCCTCATCCTCCACGATCCCCAGGTGGTGCTCCTGGATGAGGCCACCGCCAACATCGATCCCGAGACCGAGGCCCTGGTCCAGGCGGCCATGGAGCGGATCCTCCGGGGCCGCACCGCCCTGGTCATCGCCCACCGCCTGGCCACGGTGCGGCAGGTGGACCGGATTCTGGTCCTGGACCGGGGCCGGCTGGTGCAGGAGGGCCGCCACGACGAGCTGAAGGCCCGGCCCGGTCTCTACCAGCAGCTGGCCCTTCTCCAGGAAGGTCTGGCGGCCAGCCTGGGTGGCCAGCCGTGACCTGCCTCTACCGGTAGGCATACTTGCGGTGGGCGACCCGTACGACGAGAACCTGGAGCACGCCTTCGTTGATCTCGTAGACGACACGGTACGAGCCGACACGGATGCGGCGAAGGCCCGACAGATCACCCTTGAGGAGCTTGCCGACATGCGGGTTCCCGGCAAGCCCGTCGATGGCCCCCACAATGCGCTCGCGCTCGGGCTTGGGCAGTGCCTCGATCTCTTTGAAAGCGCTGCGCTTAATGTGCAGCGAGTAGGGCACGGCGGGCCTCGTCCCAGTTCACGATCTCGTCCGAGGGATCCCGCAACCTCTCGATAGCGACACTCAGATCGTCGAAATCCTCAAGGTAGCTCTGGATGGCGATGCGGACAATGTCGGCGCGACTCCGGTGCAAGCTCCTGGCGGCCCGGTCCAGGGCAGAGATCACCTCATCTGGCAGGCGGGCGGTGACTTGAGTCATGATTGCCTCCTTCGGAATCCATTGAATGTCATTGACATCGTATGCGGGGCACTGCTGCCAGTCAA
Proteins encoded:
- a CDS encoding type II toxin-antitoxin system RelE/ParE family toxin, producing the protein MPYSLHIKRSAFKEIEALPKPERERIVGAIDGLAGNPHVGKLLKGDLSGLRRIRVGSYRVVYEINEGVLQVLVVRVAHRKYAYR
- a CDS encoding ribbon-helix-helix protein, CopG family — its product is MTQVTARLPDEVISALDRAARSLHRSRADIVRIAIQSYLEDFDDLSVAIERLRDPSDEIVNWDEARRALLAAH